One Leptolyngbya sp. 'hensonii' DNA segment encodes these proteins:
- the glnT gene encoding type III glutamate--ammonia ligase: MTPAEAKAFLEANHVKFILAQFVDIHGVAKTKAVPASHFEDILNPGAGFAGFAVWGLGMDPHSPDYLAVGDLSTLSLVPWMPGFARIVCVGHVKGEPYPYDARYVLMQQLERLKQKGWTLYTGVEPEFALLRRDDRGHIHPFDQTDTLDKPCYDYKGLSRSAAYIEKLVTSLQAVGFDIYQVDHEDANGQFEINYTYTEALTTADRYIFFKMAASEIAREMGLICSFMPKPFANRTGTGMHIHLSISDGKTNLFADDTDSCNLGLSKLAYHFLGGLLAHAGALTALCAPTVNSYKRLVVGRSLSGATWAPAYISYGDNNRSSMVRIPGGRLELRLADGSCNPYLATAAAIAAGLDGIEKAIEPGEPHNENLYDLSPEALKQRGIATLPQSLKEAIEALDSDPVIKGALGVLANEFMTLKRMEWVEYMRHVSEWEVERYLEFF, encoded by the coding sequence ATGACCCCGGCAGAGGCAAAAGCATTTCTGGAAGCAAATCACGTTAAGTTTATCCTGGCTCAGTTTGTGGATATCCATGGGGTTGCCAAAACCAAGGCTGTTCCGGCTTCCCATTTTGAGGATATCTTGAATCCGGGGGCCGGATTTGCTGGATTTGCGGTCTGGGGACTGGGGATGGACCCCCACAGTCCCGACTATCTGGCAGTAGGGGATCTCTCGACCCTTTCCCTCGTTCCCTGGATGCCGGGATTTGCCCGCATCGTCTGCGTCGGGCATGTGAAGGGGGAGCCCTATCCCTACGATGCCCGCTATGTGCTCATGCAACAACTCGAACGACTGAAACAGAAAGGCTGGACCCTTTACACCGGGGTAGAACCGGAATTTGCCCTGCTGCGGCGAGACGATCGGGGCCACATCCATCCCTTTGATCAGACGGATACCCTGGATAAGCCCTGCTACGACTATAAGGGCCTGTCCCGCAGTGCAGCTTATATCGAGAAACTGGTCACAAGTCTGCAAGCCGTTGGCTTTGATATCTATCAGGTGGATCACGAAGATGCCAATGGACAGTTTGAAATCAACTACACCTATACGGAGGCATTAACCACTGCCGATCGCTATATCTTTTTCAAAATGGCTGCTTCTGAAATTGCCCGGGAAATGGGTTTAATTTGCTCCTTTATGCCCAAACCTTTTGCCAATCGTACTGGCACAGGGATGCACATTCATCTTTCCATCAGTGATGGTAAAACCAATCTGTTTGCAGATGATACAGATTCCTGCAATCTGGGACTCTCGAAACTGGCCTATCACTTCCTGGGGGGGCTGCTGGCCCATGCTGGGGCTTTGACGGCCCTCTGTGCGCCGACAGTGAATTCCTATAAGCGGCTGGTGGTGGGCCGATCGCTGAGTGGGGCTACCTGGGCACCGGCCTACATCAGCTATGGGGATAACAACCGCTCCAGTATGGTTCGTATTCCCGGTGGACGGCTGGAACTGCGGCTAGCGGATGGCTCCTGTAATCCCTACCTGGCCACAGCAGCAGCGATCGCCGCTGGACTGGATGGGATTGAGAAGGCGATCGAACCGGGAGAACCCCATAACGAAAACCTGTATGACCTATCGCCGGAGGCGTTGAAGCAGCGGGGAATTGCCACCTTGCCCCAAAGTCTGAAGGAGGCGATCGAGGCCCTGGATTCTGATCCGGTGATTAAAGGGGCCTTGGGCGTTTTAGCCAATGAATTCATGACCTTGAAGCGAATGGAGTGGGTGGAGTACATGCGCCATGTGTCGGAGTGGGAAGTGGAGCGGTATTTGGAGTTTTTCTAG
- a CDS encoding class II glutamine amidotransferase, translated as MCGIVGLLIKQPHLRASLGELLVPMLVGMGDRGPDSAGLAIFSDALPETERKYSLYSGGTTYGWGDLAKNLQIQFGFVPDLEVQGNHAVLTAALAPDQFKPWLQQHYPQLHLLSVGRSIDLYKDTGRPEEVADRYQFLNLQGSHTVGHTRMATESAVTPAHAHPFTAGEDFCLVHNGSLSNPNQIRRQLEPRGIHFETDNDTEAACRFLEWRMREGDTLETAIQQGFEALDGFYTFLIGTADKLALVRDAFACKPAIVAETADYVAIASEFRSLAHLPDVKQARIYEPAPEEIYLWTV; from the coding sequence ATGTGCGGCATTGTTGGACTTTTAATTAAGCAGCCCCATCTGCGGGCTTCCCTGGGGGAGTTGCTGGTGCCGATGCTGGTGGGGATGGGCGATCGGGGACCGGATTCGGCGGGGCTGGCCATCTTCTCCGATGCCCTGCCGGAGACGGAACGCAAGTACAGTCTCTACTCTGGGGGGACGACCTATGGCTGGGGGGATCTGGCCAAGAACCTGCAGATACAGTTTGGATTCGTCCCAGACCTGGAGGTGCAGGGAAATCATGCGGTTCTGACAGCGGCACTAGCTCCAGACCAGTTCAAGCCCTGGCTGCAACAGCACTATCCCCAACTGCATCTGCTCTCGGTGGGGCGATCGATCGACCTTTACAAGGATACGGGGAGGCCGGAGGAGGTGGCCGATCGCTACCAGTTCCTCAACCTGCAGGGGTCCCATACGGTGGGCCATACCCGGATGGCGACGGAATCAGCGGTGACGCCAGCCCATGCCCATCCCTTCACGGCGGGGGAGGATTTCTGTCTGGTCCATAACGGCTCTCTGTCCAATCCGAATCAAATTCGGCGGCAACTGGAGCCTCGGGGGATTCACTTTGAGACAGATAACGATACGGAGGCGGCTTGCCGCTTTCTGGAATGGCGAATGCGGGAAGGAGACACTTTAGAAACGGCTATTCAGCAAGGATTTGAGGCTCTGGATGGGTTCTACACCTTCCTGATCGGGACGGCGGATAAGCTGGCGCTGGTGCGGGATGCCTTTGCCTGCAAACCGGCGATCGTGGCGGAAACAGCGGATTATGTGGCGATCGCGTCGGAGTTTCGTTCTCTGGCGCACCTGCCGGATGTGAAACAGGCCCGCATCTATGAACCGGCACCGGAGGAGATCTACCTATGGACAGTGTAA
- a CDS encoding MBL fold metallo-hydrolase yields MSTQIVCESWFSTRLVQEGLYLITEPHYYWYNRANLWLIKGQTQDLLIDTGLGVSSLRHYIAALIDKPLLAIASHIHFDHSGGMHEFEQRAIHAAEAEALRQGNDYEALCTPEQGWVQPEHFEQLPYAGFTVETYTLQATEPTQILQAGDVLDLGDRALEVLHLPGHSPGCIGLYDARSQELFSGDVIYDGELLDELHCSHIPTYITSYERLQKLPIETVYPGHYPIFGRERYHQILQEYLDRRRLPGCPSDYLKKME; encoded by the coding sequence GTGTCTACCCAAATTGTTTGTGAGAGCTGGTTTTCCACCCGCCTGGTGCAGGAGGGTCTGTATCTGATCACCGAGCCTCACTATTACTGGTATAACAGGGCCAATCTCTGGCTGATCAAGGGGCAAACCCAGGATCTCTTGATTGATACTGGCCTGGGCGTTTCCAGTCTGCGGCATTATATTGCTGCTCTGATCGATAAACCTCTGTTGGCGATCGCCTCCCACATTCACTTTGATCATTCTGGCGGCATGCACGAATTTGAGCAGCGGGCCATCCACGCTGCCGAAGCCGAGGCCCTGCGACAGGGGAATGATTACGAAGCCCTCTGCACCCCGGAACAGGGATGGGTCCAGCCTGAACACTTTGAACAGCTCCCCTATGCAGGCTTTACGGTTGAGACTTACACCCTCCAGGCGACTGAACCCACCCAGATTTTGCAGGCAGGGGACGTACTGGACTTGGGCGATCGAGCCCTGGAAGTCCTACATTTGCCGGGGCATTCTCCCGGTTGTATTGGCCTTTACGATGCCCGATCGCAGGAACTGTTCTCCGGCGATGTCATCTACGATGGCGAGCTGCTCGACGAACTCCACTGCAGCCACATCCCAACCTACATCACCAGCTATGAGCGGCTACAAAAGCTGCCGATTGAAACCGTCTATCCTGGGCACTATCCCATCTTTGGTCGGGAGCGCTATCACCAGATCTTGCAGGAATACCTGGACCGACGACGCCTGCCCGGATGTCCCTCCGATTACCTAAAAAAGATGGAATGA
- the glnT gene encoding type III glutamate--ammonia ligase: MAATLTPELQALKSSLESKGVKYALASFVDIHGMCKAKSVPLSHLGQMMAGSELFTGAALDGVPQDVSDEEVATHPDPDSATILPWNPELVWFASDLYLKGTPFEACCRGILKRALADAAAMGFTFNLGIETEFFILRETEDGKAVPISDRDTLAKPCYDLQGLLDNYTWVTEIVEAMNSLGWDVYSFDHEDGNGQFETDFAYCDALKMADRFTFFRLMVKEIARKHGFFATFMPKPFANRTGSGAHYNMSLADLKTGENLFYDPEDSRGCKLSKLGYQFIAGVLRHAPAICATIAPTVNSYKRLIARGSMSGFTWAPIYVCYGNNNRTNMLRIPLAGGRVECRAADISCNPYLGAAMILAAGLEGIREELDPGDPHTENMYTYSLEELSEMGIRFLPRHLGEAIAAFARDPLSEKVMGPLMYRAYTEFKAQEWEEYHTHVSDWEIQRYLKFF, from the coding sequence ATGGCAGCAACCCTGACCCCCGAACTTCAGGCCCTCAAATCCTCCCTGGAATCCAAAGGCGTGAAATATGCCCTGGCCAGTTTTGTCGATATCCACGGCATGTGCAAGGCAAAATCCGTGCCCCTCTCCCACCTGGGCCAGATGATGGCCGGGTCCGAACTATTCACCGGCGCTGCTCTGGACGGTGTTCCCCAGGATGTAAGTGACGAGGAAGTTGCCACCCATCCCGATCCAGATTCGGCCACAATTCTGCCCTGGAATCCCGAACTGGTCTGGTTTGCCAGCGACCTCTACCTGAAAGGAACCCCCTTCGAAGCCTGCTGTCGAGGCATCCTGAAGCGGGCTTTAGCCGATGCCGCTGCCATGGGCTTTACCTTCAACCTGGGCATCGAAACCGAGTTCTTCATTCTGCGGGAAACAGAAGATGGCAAAGCGGTTCCCATCAGCGATCGGGACACCCTGGCCAAACCCTGCTACGACCTCCAGGGCCTGCTGGACAATTACACCTGGGTCACCGAAATCGTAGAGGCCATGAACAGCCTGGGCTGGGATGTTTATTCCTTCGACCATGAAGACGGCAATGGCCAGTTCGAGACTGACTTCGCCTATTGTGATGCCCTTAAGATGGCCGATCGCTTCACCTTTTTCCGCCTGATGGTGAAAGAAATTGCCCGCAAGCACGGCTTTTTTGCCACCTTTATGCCCAAACCCTTTGCCAACCGCACGGGGAGTGGAGCCCACTACAACATGTCCCTGGCCGATCTCAAAACCGGCGAGAACCTGTTCTACGACCCAGAGGATAGCCGGGGCTGCAAACTCTCCAAACTGGGCTATCAGTTCATTGCCGGGGTTCTCCGTCACGCCCCCGCCATCTGCGCCACGATCGCCCCCACCGTCAACAGCTACAAACGTCTGATCGCCAGAGGCAGCATGTCCGGCTTTACCTGGGCTCCCATCTATGTTTGCTATGGCAACAACAACCGCACCAACATGCTTCGCATTCCCCTGGCTGGGGGGCGCGTCGAATGTCGGGCTGCTGATATTTCCTGTAATCCCTATCTGGGTGCGGCGATGATCCTGGCCGCTGGATTAGAAGGCATCCGGGAAGAATTGGACCCCGGAGATCCTCACACCGAAAACATGTACACCTATTCCCTGGAAGAACTCTCCGAGATGGGCATCCGGTTTTTACCCCGCCATCTGGGGGAAGCGATCGCCGCTTTTGCCAGGGACCCTCTGAGTGAAAAGGTGATGGGGCCGCTGATGTACAGGGCCTATACAGAGTTCAAAGCCCAGGAATGGGAGGAGTATCACACCCACGTCTCAGACTGGGAAATTCAACGGTATTTGAAGTTCTTTTAG
- a CDS encoding isochorismatase family cysteine hydrolase, with translation MNLENQNFTPIWVPTRQHPFPLDPDRTALVVIDMQNDFCHPEGFCGHELGADLSAVAAIVPNIQRTIAWAREQGMPVIYTRESHLPDLSDVTPSKKQRYINAGYPIGSPGKMGRFLIQGEAGTKLIAELQPLATELQLDKPAQSIFIATNLESVLHQKGITHLLFTGVTTECCVLGSYRHASDLGFFCLLLEDCCAALSRKEHEAAIEVLLGENGAIGWVTTSDTLVPHL, from the coding sequence ATGAATTTAGAGAACCAGAATTTTACGCCGATTTGGGTGCCTACCCGTCAGCATCCTTTCCCGCTTGACCCCGATCGAACGGCTCTGGTTGTGATCGATATGCAGAATGACTTTTGCCATCCGGAGGGCTTTTGTGGGCATGAATTGGGGGCTGATTTGTCGGCAGTTGCGGCGATCGTTCCTAACATCCAGCGCACGATCGCCTGGGCCAGAGAGCAGGGTATGCCCGTTATCTACACCCGAGAAAGCCATCTGCCTGACCTATCGGATGTGACTCCCAGTAAAAAACAACGGTACATCAATGCGGGCTATCCGATCGGGAGTCCAGGCAAAATGGGTCGGTTTTTAATCCAGGGAGAAGCAGGCACAAAATTAATTGCAGAGTTACAACCTTTAGCAACTGAATTGCAACTGGATAAACCCGCACAATCCATTTTTATTGCAACTAATTTGGAATCTGTATTGCACCAAAAAGGGATTACCCATTTGCTCTTTACTGGCGTAACCACAGAGTGTTGTGTCCTGGGAAGTTATCGCCATGCCAGCGATCTTGGCTTTTTCTGCCTGCTCCTGGAAGATTGTTGTGCAGCCTTGAGCCGGAAGGAGCATGAGGCTGCGATCGAAGTCCTGCTGGGGGAGAACGGCGCGATCGGGTGGGTCACCACCTCTGACACCCTGGTGCCCCACCTGTAG
- a CDS encoding VOC family protein, producing MTRSTLTDRLESLKAGATAAVTAGLVGLVLRSLLTSGPLNLASGWHLGIILISGFLFGVTYRYVVRWDPNPHLKSGAVLSFGLVRGLTAIENTALDLDWSSLMPLGESLLLFTVAALALERVMAKAESEGKLRRVHHIALNVQDMQKSRHFYGQVLGLEELTGATVPVTLQELVAAGKVCNFVTPDSTVLDLFWEPNLTPPDPDPQRQFTRANHLAFDIAPSQFEAALARLQQHGVTIAEGPVSRPTGRGVYFHDPDGFLIEIRCDAN from the coding sequence ATGACCCGCAGCACTCTCACCGATCGTCTGGAATCCCTGAAAGCAGGTGCCACTGCTGCTGTGACTGCCGGTCTGGTGGGTCTGGTGCTGCGATCGCTGCTAACCAGTGGCCCCCTGAACCTGGCATCTGGATGGCATCTGGGGATTATTCTGATCAGCGGGTTTCTGTTTGGGGTCACCTACCGCTACGTCGTGCGGTGGGATCCCAATCCCCATCTCAAATCTGGAGCTGTACTATCCTTCGGGCTGGTACGAGGGTTAACCGCAATAGAGAACACGGCTCTAGACCTGGACTGGTCATCGCTGATGCCATTAGGCGAAAGCCTGTTGCTGTTTACCGTAGCAGCCCTGGCCCTGGAACGGGTGATGGCAAAAGCTGAATCGGAGGGGAAACTGCGACGGGTGCATCACATTGCTTTGAATGTGCAAGATATGCAGAAGTCCCGCCACTTCTACGGGCAGGTTCTGGGATTAGAGGAGCTCACCGGAGCAACAGTGCCCGTAACCCTTCAGGAACTGGTTGCGGCTGGTAAGGTCTGCAACTTTGTCACCCCTGATAGCACCGTGCTGGATCTGTTCTGGGAACCAAATCTGACTCCACCCGACCCTGATCCCCAGCGCCAGTTCACCCGCGCCAACCATCTGGCCTTTGATATTGCCCCCTCCCAATTTGAAGCTGCCTTAGCTAGATTACAACAGCACGGAGTGACGATCGCAGAAGGTCCCGTCAGCCGTCCCACTGGACGGGGCGTTTATTTCCACGACCCCGATGGCTTTCTGATTGAAATTCGCTGCGACGCCAATTAG
- a CDS encoding protein glxC produces the protein MDSVTFDLAQIPLRQVNTFLHQHPEQKTGKVTLLNPDGAHSIAVGLNAAIEVEILGHAGYYAAGMNQQGTVTIHGNAGPGVAENMMSGRVHVKGFASVSAGASAHGGLLTIDGDAGLRCGISLKGGDIVVGGAVGSFSGFMAQAGRMVICGDAGDALGDSLYEAVIYVRGQIKSLGADAQIEPMREADYQGLRELLDRAGFSYSPAEFKRIASARQLYHWNADADQEY, from the coding sequence ATGGACAGTGTAACTTTTGATCTAGCTCAGATCCCGCTGCGGCAGGTGAATACGTTTCTGCATCAGCATCCGGAGCAGAAGACGGGTAAGGTCACCCTGCTCAATCCAGATGGGGCGCATAGCATTGCGGTGGGGTTGAATGCTGCGATCGAGGTTGAGATTCTGGGCCATGCCGGATACTATGCTGCTGGGATGAACCAGCAGGGGACGGTTACGATTCATGGCAATGCCGGACCTGGTGTGGCGGAAAATATGATGTCTGGTCGAGTTCATGTTAAGGGCTTTGCATCAGTTTCGGCGGGGGCGTCGGCCCATGGGGGGTTGCTGACGATCGATGGAGATGCAGGGCTACGCTGTGGGATTTCCCTCAAGGGAGGGGACATTGTGGTGGGAGGGGCGGTGGGCAGCTTCTCTGGCTTCATGGCCCAGGCGGGCCGGATGGTCATCTGTGGCGATGCGGGGGATGCTCTGGGAGACTCCCTTTACGAAGCAGTAATCTATGTGCGGGGACAGATTAAATCTCTGGGGGCGGATGCCCAGATCGAGCCTATGAGGGAGGCGGATTATCAAGGGCTCAGGGAGCTGCTCGATCGGGCGGGATTTTCCTATTCTCCTGCAGAATTTAAACGCATTGCCTCTGCCCGCCAGCTCTACCACTGGAATGCCGATGCGGATCAGGAATACTGA
- a CDS encoding creatininase family protein, translated as MTQPDPRPVLWEELTWEQITHLREQGMTMAILPVGATEQHGLHLPVGVDTFSAIAVAHGVSARTGIPVLPALPYGCSLGHSKKWAGTISLRPETLAKLVLEIAEWVASAGFDRLLLLNGHVTNWAPLRCGLENVRHTYPDLRIALRSIWEIAPKIHQFYHRDAANFHANCAETSVMLALRPDLVQMEKAMDEPDRSASCFFAYTVNQESVHGAVGAPSKADLNFGQQILDTCITELSAQLHRALAEGTPLEENP; from the coding sequence ATGACACAGCCTGATCCCCGACCCGTCCTCTGGGAAGAACTCACCTGGGAACAGATTACCCATCTGCGCGAACAGGGCATGACCATGGCTATCCTGCCAGTAGGGGCAACGGAGCAGCATGGACTGCACTTACCCGTCGGCGTAGACACCTTCTCGGCGATCGCGGTTGCCCATGGTGTCTCTGCCCGCACCGGCATCCCCGTCCTGCCCGCCCTCCCCTACGGCTGTTCCCTCGGCCATTCCAAAAAATGGGCCGGGACCATTTCCCTGCGTCCTGAAACCCTGGCCAAGCTGGTACTGGAGATTGCTGAATGGGTCGCCAGTGCCGGGTTCGATCGGCTCCTGCTCCTGAACGGCCACGTCACCAACTGGGCTCCCCTACGCTGTGGGCTAGAAAACGTGCGACACACCTATCCCGACCTGCGGATTGCCCTGCGATCGATCTGGGAGATTGCCCCCAAAATTCACCAGTTTTACCATCGGGATGCCGCCAACTTCCATGCCAACTGTGCCGAAACCTCCGTTATGCTGGCCCTCCGGCCCGATCTGGTGCAAATGGAGAAAGCGATGGATGAACCCGATCGATCGGCCAGTTGTTTCTTTGCCTACACCGTCAACCAGGAGAGTGTCCACGGAGCCGTGGGAGCCCCCAGCAAAGCCGACCTCAACTTTGGTCAGCAAATCCTCGACACCTGCATCACTGAACTGAGCGCTCAGCTCCACCGCGCTCTGGCCGAAGGCACCCCCCTGGAAGAAAACCCTTGA
- a CDS encoding FMN-binding glutamate synthase family protein — protein sequence MNTHPAIHREESWGYDRRIIHYIQNAAAHGLYEIRGMGAKRQLPHFDDLVFLGASLSRYPLEGYREKCFTETVLGTRYAKKPIALKIPITIAGMSFGSLSANVKEALGRAATEMGTSTTTGDGGMTLEERQSSQTLVYQCLPSRYGFNPEDLRKADAIEVVISQGAKPGGGGMLLGQKINARVAEMRTLPEGIDQRSACRHPDWTGPDDLAIKIQELREITDWEKPIYVKVGAARPFNDVKLAVHAGADVVVVDGMQGGTAATQTVFIEHIGIPTLAAVRQAVEALEEMDMKGKVQLIVSGGIRTGADVAKALAMGADAVSIGQGVLIALGCNSDTYVQNGGHHSAVEDYMALGTAPGYCHHCHTGQCPVGVTTQDAVLEQRLEPEVGARRVKNYLQTLNMELTTIARACGKQNVHHLEREDLVALTVEAAAMARVPLAGTSWIPG from the coding sequence ATGAATACTCATCCTGCTATCCACCGGGAAGAATCCTGGGGCTACGATCGTCGCATCATCCATTACATCCAAAATGCTGCAGCTCACGGTCTTTATGAAATTCGGGGTATGGGGGCAAAACGTCAATTGCCCCATTTCGATGATCTGGTGTTTCTGGGGGCGTCCTTGAGTCGATATCCCCTGGAGGGCTATCGGGAAAAGTGTTTTACGGAGACGGTTCTGGGGACTCGCTATGCGAAAAAGCCGATCGCGCTCAAAATTCCGATTACGATCGCGGGCATGAGTTTTGGTTCCCTGTCGGCGAATGTGAAGGAGGCGCTGGGACGGGCGGCAACGGAGATGGGGACCTCGACCACCACAGGGGATGGGGGGATGACGCTGGAGGAACGGCAATCGTCTCAGACACTGGTGTATCAATGTCTGCCGTCTCGTTATGGGTTTAATCCGGAGGATTTGCGTAAGGCGGATGCGATCGAGGTGGTGATCAGCCAGGGGGCGAAGCCCGGTGGGGGGGGGATGCTACTGGGTCAGAAGATTAATGCCAGGGTGGCGGAAATGCGGACGCTGCCGGAGGGGATTGATCAGCGATCGGCCTGCCGTCATCCGGATTGGACGGGGCCGGATGATCTGGCCATCAAAATTCAGGAACTGCGGGAGATTACGGATTGGGAGAAGCCCATCTATGTCAAGGTGGGGGCGGCCCGTCCCTTTAATGATGTCAAGCTGGCGGTGCATGCCGGGGCGGATGTGGTGGTGGTGGATGGGATGCAGGGGGGGACAGCAGCAACTCAGACCGTGTTCATTGAGCACATTGGAATTCCTACGCTGGCGGCGGTGCGGCAGGCGGTGGAGGCCCTGGAGGAGATGGATATGAAGGGGAAGGTGCAGTTAATTGTCTCTGGCGGGATTCGCACGGGGGCGGATGTGGCTAAGGCCCTGGCCATGGGAGCGGATGCGGTGTCGATCGGTCAGGGGGTGCTGATTGCCCTGGGCTGTAATAGTGATACTTACGTCCAGAATGGGGGCCATCATTCTGCGGTGGAGGATTATATGGCGCTGGGGACGGCTCCGGGTTATTGTCACCACTGCCATACGGGTCAATGTCCGGTGGGGGTGACGACCCAGGATGCGGTGCTGGAACAACGGCTGGAACCGGAGGTGGGGGCTCGTCGGGTGAAAAACTACCTGCAGACTCTGAATATGGAATTGACCACGATCGCTCGCGCCTGTGGTAAGCAGAATGTTCACCATCTGGAGCGGGAAGATCTGGTGGCCCTGACGGTGGAAGCCGCAGCTATGGCCCGTGTGCCTCTGGCTGGCACCAGTTGGATTCCGGGCTAA
- a CDS encoding ABC transporter permease, whose product MVQSSLPSPEPASREYRYLAPSVFWSIRQGFPRWLALSLVGLSLIAPLLLWTVISYLRLVPAIFLPTPGEVLDAGFKLFFDNNLIVDVLMSSSRVLAGFMVAGIIGVPMGLAMGTFYSFDSLFAPIVGMVRYMPVTGFVPLIVIWFGLGEVSKVLIIMLGVVLYNAIMVADAVKFIPNEMINVAYTMGATRRDVVFKVIIPATFPSVLDTLRVNISGAWNFLVIAELVAAQNGLGFKIIQAQRFLQTDKVLFCIALIGVIGVLIDYGLKWTAQKLTPWADQIRH is encoded by the coding sequence ATGGTCCAATCCAGTCTGCCCTCTCCTGAACCGGCCAGCCGCGAATATCGCTACCTGGCTCCCTCCGTTTTCTGGAGTATTCGCCAGGGATTTCCCAGATGGTTAGCTCTCAGCCTTGTGGGCCTATCACTGATAGCCCCATTGCTCCTCTGGACTGTGATCAGCTATCTTCGCCTCGTTCCCGCCATCTTTTTACCCACACCGGGAGAGGTGCTGGATGCCGGGTTCAAGCTGTTCTTTGACAACAACCTGATCGTTGATGTGTTGATGAGCAGTAGCCGGGTTCTGGCCGGATTTATGGTTGCCGGGATCATCGGGGTGCCTATGGGATTAGCCATGGGAACGTTTTACAGTTTTGATAGCCTATTTGCCCCGATCGTCGGCATGGTCCGTTACATGCCTGTGACCGGATTCGTGCCTTTGATTGTCATCTGGTTCGGGCTAGGGGAAGTCTCAAAAGTCTTGATCATTATGCTGGGTGTAGTGTTGTACAACGCCATCATGGTAGCCGATGCAGTCAAATTCATCCCCAACGAGATGATCAACGTCGCTTACACGATGGGGGCAACCCGCCGCGATGTGGTGTTCAAAGTGATTATTCCCGCCACCTTTCCCAGCGTTCTGGATACCCTACGGGTGAACATTTCTGGAGCTTGGAACTTCCTCGTGATTGCCGAACTCGTAGCCGCCCAAAATGGTTTGGGATTCAAAATTATTCAGGCCCAGCGATTTTTGCAAACCGATAAAGTACTGTTTTGTATTGCCCTGATCGGAGTCATTGGCGTATTGATTGATTATGGATTAAAGTGGACCGCTCAGAAATTGACCCCCTGGGCTGATCAGATTCGGCATTGA
- a CDS encoding ABC transporter substrate-binding protein — MLKVSSWLRWIALAIVSLCLTIACSQQPTPNTPTTGSSPQSQPIVSATNNWVGYSGHHVAVGKDFFSQEGLKVQDLYFQSASEQITAFLAGKIDMGWFTSGDAVQMVAKDPTIKIIYLVDYSNGGDGILGRNIKVPQDVKGKTVGRENILFERILLQAYLQKGGLTEQDVVIKDLAAADAAAAFTAKQVDVAVTYEPFLSQAVKQGGGEVIFSTKDTNLIADVVVVREKFLQERKADIKAYFRAVDKAVKLLNSGDAEALKISGTKLGVTGDEVKEQLTGVKLFDLEGNKSIGFNKSNPQSLIGNLELTAKGAYDFKIVPQPMKAESLYDDSVVMAS; from the coding sequence ATGCTGAAAGTTTCCTCTTGGCTTCGTTGGATCGCCCTGGCGATCGTCTCTCTCTGTCTAACCATTGCCTGCTCCCAGCAGCCCACCCCCAATACCCCGACAACAGGCAGTTCCCCCCAATCCCAGCCCATCGTTTCAGCCACCAATAACTGGGTCGGATATTCCGGTCACCACGTTGCCGTCGGCAAAGATTTCTTCTCCCAGGAAGGGCTAAAAGTGCAGGATCTTTACTTCCAGAGCGCCAGCGAACAGATTACGGCATTTCTGGCTGGCAAGATTGATATGGGCTGGTTCACCTCCGGAGATGCAGTCCAGATGGTGGCGAAAGATCCCACAATTAAGATCATTTATCTGGTGGACTATTCCAATGGAGGAGATGGAATTCTGGGCCGTAATATCAAAGTCCCCCAGGACGTGAAAGGAAAGACGGTAGGCCGAGAGAATATTTTGTTTGAACGCATCCTCCTGCAGGCTTATTTACAAAAAGGTGGATTAACCGAGCAAGATGTTGTCATCAAAGATCTGGCTGCAGCAGACGCGGCAGCGGCTTTTACAGCGAAGCAGGTTGATGTAGCGGTGACTTACGAGCCCTTCCTGTCCCAAGCCGTCAAGCAAGGGGGCGGCGAAGTTATTTTTTCCACAAAAGACACCAACCTGATTGCCGATGTGGTAGTTGTGCGGGAAAAATTCCTGCAAGAGCGTAAAGCAGACATCAAGGCATATTTTCGCGCCGTAGACAAAGCAGTGAAGTTGCTCAACAGTGGGGATGCCGAAGCCCTAAAAATCTCAGGGACAAAACTGGGTGTGACTGGCGATGAAGTCAAAGAACAACTGACTGGAGTGAAGTTGTTCGACCTGGAGGGCAACAAGTCCATTGGGTTCAACAAGAGCAATCCCCAAAGTTTGATCGGCAATCTGGAACTGACAGCAAAGGGGGCCTATGACTTCAAAATTGTGCCCCAACCCATGAAAGCTGAGTCCCTGTATGACGACTCAGTTGTGATGGCCAGTTAA